A segment of the Catenuloplanes nepalensis genome:
TCACGCGTGGGTGGTGACGCTGAACCCGCAGCCCTCGGCGCCGGGACAGGAGAACTGCATGACGCTGGTGACGCTGTACTGACGTGGGCTGATCGGTTGCGTTCAGGGCCCGCCTCGAACGCAACCGATCACTGCTGGGCCGTTCAGAACGTCACCAGCGGATCCCCCACCAGATCGGCGACGAAGTTGATGAAGAAGAACCCGAAGAACACGACGTTCGCCACCAGCAGCACGTAATGCCACGGCCGCGGCCGCGCCACCCGCGGCAGTCTGCTGTTCAGATACATCAGCAGGAACGGATAGAACAGCGCACCCAGGTTCGACATGTTCGCCGACCACTGCACCAGGTTCACCGGCACCGCCAGATGCAGCACCACCGAGATGATCACCAGCAACGTGAGCATGAACGGGTAGTAGAACCGCCGCGGATCCCCTTCCACCAGCTTCCGCAGCCGAGGGCTGGTCGCGTGCGCCGCGTCCGTCGCGACCCGCACCATCCCCTCGAAGATGCCCAGCTGCGTGCTGAACAGGATCAGCACGCCCACGGCCAGCGCCACGTAGAACGCGCCGCGCCCATACGTCTCGTCGAGCGCGGCCGCCACGAACGTCGGCACGTTCGCCGCCGTGGGCTTCTCGCCGGCCAGCTCCACCGCGTACGCCATCAGGATCGTCGGCAGCAGCATGCCCAGCAGCGCCCCGACGAAGAACACGCCCCACATGTCCAGCAGCAGCAACCGGTACCAGCGGCGCCACCGGCCGCGGTTCAGATCGTCGTCCGGGAACGTCATGCCGACGTCGCGCAGACCACCGCCGCCTCCGCGCAGGCCGGAGATGAAGCCGGTGTGGTAGCCCATTCCGTAGCCCTTGTCGCGGTAGTGGCCCATCACGTACCAGTTCAGGCCGCTCACCAGCGCGGTGAAGCCCGCGAGCCCGCCGAGCTGGGTCGCGGTGATGCCGGCGGGCGGGGCGGCCGGTGTGACCAGGCCGCGGATGCCTTCCCACCAGATGTCCCAGGGGACCACGAGCAGGTCGACGATCAGCAGCGCGACCAGGATCGTGCCGACCATGACCCAGTTCGCCAGTTCGAGCGTACGGCTGATCCGGCGGGCGGAGGCGGTCAGCACGAACACGAGGACCAGCAGCGCGATCGCCCACAGCCGCGGCTCCTCGGCGCCGGCCGGTGGTGGCGTGCCGTGCACCAGGGCGTAGACGCCCTGGCCGGCGGAGGCGGCCCAGCCGCCGGCGATGAACGCGAAGATGACGACGGCGACGGAGAGCGGGACCCACAGCCACACGCCGGGCGGCACCCGACCCCAGGCGACCACCGGGGCCTCGCCGGTCGCCATGACCGTGCGCGCACATTCGACGTTGTAGAACGTCTGGAGCACGGCGGAGACGAGGATGACCCAGCCGACGCCGACGAAGCCGAACTGGCCGACCGCCTGCGGGCCGAGCAGCCATTCGCCGCTGCCGATCGATATGCCGAGCGCGATCAGGCTGGGCCCGATCGCGAACTTCACCACCTGCCAGGGGCCGAGCCGGGGTACGCCGAAGACCTGCTCCGGTTCGGGCAGGTCACGGACGCCGAGCGGTGGACGGCTGACGCCGAGTTGGTACGAGCTCATCGGGGCCTCCCGGAGCGACAGGAATCCATAGTGGTGGATCAGCCTTCACGATCGCAATGAGCGGGTAACGTGACCGTCATGGATGCGCTCGCGGCGGTCACCGAGCACGCCCGCGCGCTGCTCCCGGAGCGCGCGGTGATCACGGACCGGGTGCGGCTGCGGACCTACGAGTGCGACGGCCTGACGCACCACCGGGTCGTGCCCGGGCTGGTGGTTCTTCCGGAGACCGCGGAGCAGGTCGCCGCGGTCGTGACCGCGTGTGCACGACATCGCGTGCCGTTCGTCGCCCGAGGGGCCGGCACCGGGCTGTCCGGTGGCGCGCTGCCGCACGCGGAGGGCGTCCTGATCGTCACGTCGCGGCTGCGGCGGATCCTGGCCGTGCGGCCGGAGGACGAACGGGCGGTGGTCGAGCCCGGCGTGATCAACCTGGATGTGACGCGGGCGGCGGCGCCGTTCGGTTACCACTACGCGCCGGACCCGTCGAGCCGGCAGATCTGCTCGATCGGCGGCAACGTGGCGGAGAACTCCGGCGGCGCGCACTGCCTGAAGTACGGGTTCACGGCCGGGCACGTGGTCGCGGCCGACCTGGTCACGCCGGCCGGTGACCTGGTCACGCTGGGCAGCGAGGCGCCGGACGCACCGGGTTACGACCTGCTCGGCACCGTGATCGGCGCGGAGGGCACGCTCGGCGTGGTCACGTCCGTGACCGTGCGGCTGACCCGCGATCCGGAGGCGGTGACCACGCTGCTGGCCGCGTTCCCGGGCACCGACGACGCGGGCGCGGCCACCTCGGCGATCATCGCGGCCGGGATCGTGCCGGCCGCGATCGAGATGATGGACGCGCTCGCGATCGAGGCCGCAGAGGCCGCGGTGGCCTGCGGTTATCCGGCCGGCGCGGGTGCCGTGCTGATCATTGAGCTGGACGGGCCGGCCGCGGACGTGCACGCGGAGCTGGCCACGGTGACGCGGCTCTGCGCGGACGCGACCGAGGTGCGGATCGCGGCGGACGACGCGGAGCGTGAGCTGATCTGGAAGGGCCGCCGGTCCGCGTTCGCCGCGGTCGGCCGGATCAGCCCGGACTACATCGTGCAGGACGGCGTGATCCCGCGGACCGCGCTGCCCGAGGTGCTCCGCGCGATCTCCGGGCTCTCCGCCGACACCGGCGTCCGCGTGGCGAACGTGTTCCACGCCGGCGACGGCAACCTGCATCCGCTGGTCCTGTTCGACGCGGCCGTACCGGGCCAGGAGGGGCGGGCCGAGGACGTCAGCGGCGCGATCCTCGACCTGTGCGTCACGCACGGCGGCTCGATCACCGGCGAGCACGGCGTCGGCGTCGACAAGGCGAGGTACATGCCGCGCATGTTCACCGACGCCGACCTGGACACGATGCAGCTGGTCCGCTGCGCGTTCGACCCGTCCGGCATCGCCAACCCCGGCAAGATCTTCCCGACGCCGCGCCTGTGCGGCGAGGTCCCGCGCAAGCATCACGCGGCGTCCGAGCGCCCGGCCGGCGCGGAGGTCTTCTGATGCCGGCGGACCGGCACGGAGGTCTCACGATGCCGGCGGGCCGGCGATGACACGGGACGCGCTGGACGCGCTGGGTGACGTCTGTGAGCGGGCCGGCCCGGCCGACGAGGTGGCCGGGGTACGCGCCGCCTACGTGGCCCGCCCGGGCGACGCGGCGCAGGTCGCGGACGTGCTGCGGGCCGCGGCCGCGCACGATCTCGCGGTGGTCGCGCGCGGCGGCGGGACGCGGCTGCACTGGGGTCTGCCGCCCGCCCGGGCCGACCTGGTCCTGGACCTGTCCGGGCTGGATCGGATCGTCGATCACGCGGCCGGCGACCTGGTGCTGATCGCGGAGGCCGGGGCGCGCGTGGCCGACGTGCAACGGCGGCTGGCCACGGCCGGGCAGCGGCTGGCCGTGGACGCGCCCACGCCGGGCGCGACGCTCGGCGGCACGGTCGCGACCGGCCATTCCGGCCCGTCCCGCCTGCTCGCCGGCCCGATCAAGGACCAGATCATCGGCATCTCCGTGGTCCGGGCGGACGGCACGCCCGCGTCCTCCGGCGGCCGGGTCGTGAAGAACGTCGCGGGGTACGACCTGGGCCGCCTGATGTGCGGCTCCTACGGCACGCTCGCGGTCCTCACCCGCCTGATCTTCCGTCTTCGTCCGCTCCCGGCCGCCCGCGCGTTCGTCACCGCCCCGGTCCTCGGCCCGTCCCTGGCCGCGCCCCTGATCGAGGCGGTCGCCGCCGCTCAGCTCGTTCCGTCCGCGATCGAGCTCCACCTCCCCGCCCCGCCGCACGACGACGCGGCCGGCCCGGCCACCGGCGCGGTCGTGGTGCTGGTCGAGGGCGCACCGGCCGGCGTCGCCGCACGCGCCGCGGCCGTGCGCGACCTGCTCCGAAGAACCGGCGCCGAGGAGGTGCACGTGCGCGCGGATGCACCACCCGGATGGGGCACGCTCCCGACCCAGGGCCTACCGGCGCACGGTTTGCCCGCGCCGGATCTCCCCGCGCACAGCCTCCCCGCGCGGGTTGTTGCCGCGCAGGCCCCTGCCGCGCAGGATCTCCGCACGACGGGCGGCGGCACGCTGCTGCGGCTGACATTCGTCCGCTCGGGCCTCCCCGCCGTGCTCTCCGCCGCCCGCGACGCCGGCGCCGCGGTGTCCGGCTCCGCCGCGGCCGGCGTGCTCACCGCGATGCTCGGGCCCGGACCGGGCGAGCGCGCCATGGCCACGCCCGAACACGTCGCCGCCGCGCTGGCCAGGTTGCGCACGGTGTGCGCGCGGCACGGCGGTGGCGCGATCGTGCTGGACGCGCCCGCCGCCGTCCGTGACGCGGTCGACGTGTGGGGCCCGGTCCCCGCGCTCGACCTGATGCGCCGGGTGAAGGCCCAGTTCGATCCCGCCCACCGCCTCTCCCCCGGCCGTTTCGTCGGCGGCATCTGAGATGCGTCGCCTTCGCGCTGTAGGCCAGAATTCCGGGCGCACATCGCCCGCCGGTGAGCTACCCACGCGCCACGCGCCGAGACAGGTCGCCGGGACACAGGGAGGTGCCGATGAGTGAGGGGCGGCGGCCGGATCCGCGGCTGGTCGGGGACTGTGTGCACTGTGGGTTCTGCCTGCCGGCGTGTCCGACCTATGAGCTGTGGGGCGAGGAGATGGACTCGCCGCGCGGGCGGATCCACCTGATCGATCAGTTGATCGAAGGGGCGCCGGCCGACGACGTGCTGACCGGGCACCTGGACGCCTGCCTCGGCTGCCTGGCGTGCGTGCCGGCCTGTCCGTCGGGCGTGCGCTACGACCTGTTGATCGGCGCGGCCCGCGCGCAGGTCGAGGACGAGCACCGGCGCCCACTGGCCGATCGGCTGCTGCGCGGCCTGATCTTCGCCCTCTTCCCCCGCCCCGGGCGGCTGCGGCTGCTGCGAGGGCCCCTCACCGCGTACCGTGCGATGGGCCTGGAAAGGTTGATGGCACGGGACGCGCCGCTGGGACGATTGGTGCCGCGACTCGCGATGCTGGCCCGCCTGGCGCCGGAGCGCCCCGAACGGCCCACCCGCGAACGACTGCCGGCGCGCACGCCCGCGAAGGGCACGACCCGCGCACGCGTCGGCATGCTGACCGGCTGCGTGCAGCGTGAGTTCTTCCCGGGCGTGAACGCCGCGACCGCGCGCGTGCTGGCGGCCGAGGGCGTCGAGGTGATCACCCCGAGGCGGCAGGGCTGCTGCGGCGCGCTGTCCCTGCACACCGGCCGCGACCGCGAGGCCCGCCGGTTCGCCCGCAGAACCATGAAAGCCTTCAAGGACGTCGACGTCGTGGTGACGAACGCGGCCGGGTGTGGTTCCGCGCTGAAGGAGTACCGGGAGATCCTCGGCGAGGAGCCCCCGTTCCGGGTCGTGGACGTCGCGGAGCTGCTGCACGAACTCGGCCCGGTGGCGGAACGGCGTCCGCTGCCGATCACGGTGGCCTACCACGACGCCTGCCACCTGGCCAACGCGCAGGGGATCAGAACCGCACCGCGGCGGCTGCTCCAGCAGATCCCCGGCCTGACGCTGCGCGAGATCGGCGACGGCGGGATGTGCTGCGGCAGCGCGGGGGTCTACAACGTGCTCCACCCGGACCCGGCGATGGAGCTGGGCGACCGCAAGGCCGACGCGATCGCGCGGACCGGCGCGGACGTGCTGGTCACCGCGAACCCCGGCTGCCTGCTGCAGATCGCGGACGCGTTCAAGAGGAGGGACACACCGCCCCCGCGCCTCGCGCACACCGTGGAGATCCTGGACGAGTCGATCAACGGGCGATGAGCGCGGAGACCCCGTCGATGATCCGGTCGAGGCCGAACTCGAGCGCGTGCACCGGGTCGAGCATCGCGTTGTGCTGCTCGCCGGCCGCGGTGCCGACCCTGCCCCCGAGCGGGAACTGCCCGCCGCCGGCCATCACGCGCTCCAGGATCGGGCCGGTGCTCTGCCACCACTCCGCGTCGGTCTGGCCGCTCCGCTCCTGGGCGCGGCGCAGTGAGTGGCGGGTGCGCCAGACGCCCTCGACGTAGACCAGGACCATGGTGAGCGTGGAGTCCATCTCCACGTCGGTGAGGCCGATGCCGTCGAGCGGGGCCAGCTCCAGCTCATATTTGCGCATCACGCTCGGCCCGAGTTCGCCGCGGCCGTCCATCGCCGCGAGCAGCCACGGGTGACGGTCGCAGAGCGCCCAGTTCTCGTGCGCGATCATCCGGAGGCCCGCGCGCCAGTCCCCGGCCGCGGCCGGCGTGGACGTGGTGTAGAGCGTGCCGAGCACGGTGTCGGCCATCAGCGCGGTCAGCTCGGCCTTGCCTGGCACGTGCGTGTAGAGCGACATGGTGCCGACGCCGAGGTGCTCGGCGACGCGGCGCATCACGGCCGCCTCCAGCCCTTCCGCGTCCGCGATCTCGATGGCCGCGGCCACGATCGTGCGCACGCTGAGGCCGCTGCGGCCCTCGTGCCGGTGCGCGCCCCAGAGCAGCGCGAGCGTGCGGGCGGGGTCGGGAGCGCGGCGGTTCACGGTACCCATTCTCCAAGATCTGACTCAGGCAGCAAAACGTACTATGTACGGTACATGCTACGGTGGAGCCGTGACTGACTACGGGAACATCGAGGTGCGGGGCGCCCGGGAGAACAATCTGCGGGACGTCTCGGTGGACATCCCCAAGCGGAAGATCACGGTCTTCACCGGCGTCTCGGGGTCGGGCAAGTCGTCGCTGGTCTTCGACACGATCGCGGCCGAGTCGCAGCGGCTGATCAACGAGACCTACCCGGCGTTCGTGCAGAGCCTGATGACCGGTTACGGCCAGCCGGACGCGGACTCGCTGGACAATCTCTCCGCCGCGATCGTGGTCGACCAGAAGCGGATGGGGGGCAACTCGCGCTCGACGGTGGGCACGGCCACGGATGCGTACACGATGTTGCGCCTGCTCTTCGCGCGCCTCGGCACGCCGCCGGTGCCGCACCCGATCGCGCTGTCGTTCAACGACCCGGCCGGCATGTGCCCGGCGTGCGAGGGGCTCGGCGACGTCTCCGCGCTCGACGTCGATCAGCTGGTGGACAGCGCCAGATCGCTCAACGAGGGCGCGCTGCTGCTGCCGCAGTTCGCGGTCGGTCAGTGGTACTGGAGCATCTTCGCGCAGTCCGGCTTCTTCGACCCGGACAAGAAGCTGCGCGACTACACCGAGGACGAGTGGGAGAAGCTGCTGCACCTGCCGGAGGCGAAGATCAAGCAGCGGATGCCGGGCGGCGGCACGATGAACGCGACCTACGAGGGGCTGCTGCCCAAGTTCCGCCGGCTGTTCCTCAGCAAGGACGTCGACGCGATACAGCCGGCCGCGCGCGCGATCGTGGAGCGGGTCGCGACGAGAAGCGCCTGCCCGGACTGCGGCGGCACCCGGCTCAACGAGGCGGCCCGCGCCTGCCGGATCAACGACCGCAACATCGCGGAGTGCGCCGCGATGGAGGTCACCGACCTGGCCGAGTTCGTCCGGAAGGCGGACGACGGCACGGTCACGCCGCTGGTCACAGCGCTCGCCGACCGGCTGGGCAACCTCGCGCACATCGGTCTCGGCTACCTGAGCCTGGACCGGCGCTCGGCCACGCTCTCCGGCGGCGAGTCGCAGCGGGTCAAGATGGTCCGGCACCTGGGATCGAGCCTGACCGACATCACGTACGTGTTCGACGAGCCGTCCGTGGGTCTGCACCCGCACGACATCCACCGGCTCAACGAGCTGCTGGTCCGGCTGCGCGACAAGGGCAACACCGTGCTGGTCGTGGAGCACAAGGCCGCGGTGATCGAGATCGCGGACCACGTCATCGACATGGGGCCGGACGCGGGCAGCGGCGGCGGGACCGTGGTCTACCAGGGCTCGCTCGACGGCCTGCGCTCGTCCGGCACCGCCACCGGCCGCGCGCTCTCGCAGAAGCCAACCCTGAGAGACAACCCCCGCGGGGGTACGGGGTGGTTGCGCGTCGAGAACGCGACTACGCACAACCTGAAGGGCGTCACGGTGGAGCTGCCGACCGGCGCTCTGACCGTGGTCACCGGCGTGGCCGGGTCCGGCAAGAGCTCGCTGATCCGCGGCTCACTCCCCCGGCTGTACCCGGACGCGGTCTTCCTGGACCAGAGCGCGATCAAGGGCTCGCGGCGGTCGACGCCGGCCACGTACACCGGCGTGCTCGACCCGCTGCGCAAGGCCTTCGCGAAGGCGAACGGCGTGAACGCGGCACTATTCAGCGCGAACTCGGCCGGCGCCTGCCCACGCTGCGGCGGTGTCGGCCTGATCTACACGGACCTGGCGTTCATGGACCAGGTCGCCACGGTCTGCGAGGAGTGCGACGGCAAGCGCTTCGTCCCGTCCGTGCTGGAGTACACGCTGCGCGGGAAGAACATCGCGGAGGTACTGGCGATGCCGGTCGCGGAGGCGGCCGCGTTCGTCACGGAGAAGGCCGCCCGGCCCGTGCTGACCGCGATGCTCGACACCGGGCTCGGCTACCTGACGCTCGGCCAGTCCCTGGACACGCTCTCCGGCGGCGAACGCCAGCGCCTCCGGCTCGCGATCAAGCTCGCCTCAGGAGCCAGGACCACGCGGCTGTACGTGCTGGACGAGCCCACCACCGGCCTGCACCTGCGGGACGTGGCCCAGCTCAACGGCCTGCTCGACCGGCTGGCCGAGGCCGGCGACACGGTCGTGGTGATCGAGCACCACCTGGACGTGATCTGCCGCGCGGACTGGATCGTCGACCTCGGCCCCGGCGCCGGCCACGAGGGCGGCGAACTGGTCTTCGCCGGCCCACCCGCGCAGCTGATGGACGAACCCCGCTCCGTCACCGGCGACTTCCTCCGCCGCCATCTGAGCCGTTGACCCTCGTCCCCACCCCCGTGATCAGGCCGTCCCCATGTCGTTGGAACACGTCGCCACAGCATGGGGGACGCCTCGATCACGGGGGTGGGCGGCGGCCACCGCAAGCCGTGTCAGCCGGCGGTGTAGCGCCGCGCGAGGCGGGTGGCGGCCTCTCGCAGCTCCGGCGGTCCCTCGATCTCCAACGGGACGTCGAACATGCCCATCGCGGCGGCCAGGCCGACCCAGGACCACGAGCTCATCGTCAGCCGGCAGCGGTTCTCGCCGAGCGACTCGACCACGTCGGTGTGCCGCACCCAGGGCACGATCTGGTCCGCCGGCGCGTGCAGCACGACCGTGCCGGTGCAGGGCGTCACGGCCGTGTCACCGCTGAACCGCTCCGCGATGTAGGTGGAGACGTCCGGCGCGGGCAGCTCGCGCGGCGTGAAACGTGGCCCGTTCGGCGTGCGCGGCGTGAGCCGGTCCACCCGGTAGGTGCGCCAGTCAGCCCGGTCGGTGTCCCAGCCGACCAGGTACCACCGGCCACCCCACATGACCACGTGGTGCGGCTCGCAGCGGCGCGGCTCTTCCTTGTAATCGAAGCGCAGCACCTCGCGGGCGCGGACCGCGGCACCCACGGTGAGCAGCACCTCCGCGTCCACCCGCGGGCGGTCCACGGTCCGGCGCACGGACGTGACCTGCAACGCGTCCACCCGGTGCCGCAGCCGGGCCGGCATCACCTGGCGGACCGTGGCGAGCGCGCGCAGCGCCGCCTCCTCTATGCCGTCGACGCTGGTGGTGGCGGTCTGCAGCGCGACCGCGACCGCGACGGCCTGGTCGGCGTCGAAGAGCAGCGGCGGCAGGTCCGCGCCGGCGCCGAGCCGGTAACCGCCGTCCGGGCCCTTCGTGGCCTGCACCGGATAGCCCAGCTCGCGCAGCCGGTCCACGTCCCGGCGGACCGTGCGCGCGCTGACGCCGAGCCGGTCCGCGAGCGTGCCACCCGGCCAGTCCCGGCGGGCCTGCAGCAGCGAGAGGAGTTTCAGCAGCCGTCCCGAGGTCTCCAGCATTCACCCACGATCGCACGGGCCATAGGACAGGTGCTGTCCGCTATCGCTGCCAGTCTGTCCACGACGAAGGGAGCACAGCGCTCATGATCAAAGCGAAGGACCTGACGAAGGACTTCGGGGCCGTGCACGCGGTCCGGGGGATCACGCTCGACATCGCGCCGGGCGAGTTGGTGGCGGTGCTCGGGCCGAACGGCGCGGGCAAGACCACCACGATGCGCATGCTGACCACGCTGATCGCGCCGACGTCCGGCAGCGCGGAGGTGGCCGGCCACGACGTGGTGCGTTCCCCGGGCGAGGTCCGGCGGCGCATCGGGTACGTCGGTCAGGGCAACGGGGCCGGCCACCAGCACCGGGTCATCGACGAGCTGCACAGCCAGGCGGCGATCTACGGGCTGGAGCGCGGCGCCGCCCGTACCCGCGTGGGGTCGTTGGTCGAGGCTCTTGACCTGGGTGATCTGGTCAAACGCAAGGTGTCCGAGCTGTCCGGCGGGCAGCGGCGCCGGCTGGACGTGGCGATGGGCCTGGTGCACACGCCGAAGCTGCTGTTCCTGGACGAGCCGTCGACCGGACTGGACCCGCAGAACCGGGCGAACCTGTGGGAACACATCCTGCGGCTGCGCGCGGAGCACGACATGACGATCGTGCTGACCACGCACTACCTGGACGAGGCCGACTCGATGGCCGAGCGGGTGGTGATCGTCGACCACGGCGAGGTGATCGCGGACGACACGGCCGCGGCGCTCAAACGCAGGCTGGCCGGCGACCGGGTGTCGTTCACCTGTGCCTCCCCGGCCGACCTGGCGGTGCTGGTGCCCGGCGCCACCGACCTCTCCGTCACCGGGAACACCGTGGCGGCCCGGGTCACGGACGGCCCCGCCGCCATCGCCGAGACGCTGCGGGCCGCGTTCGAGAAGGGGCTCACGATCACGGCCGCGGAGACGTTCCGGCCCACGCTCGACGACGTCTTCCTGTCCCTGACCGGCCGCAGCCTGCGCGAGGAGAACACCAAATGACCACCACGCTGGTACGGGACACCCGGATCGTCTTCGTCCGCGAACTCAAACCGATGATCCGAGATCCGTTCTCCGTGGTCTTCGGCCTGGTCCAGCCGCTGGTGTTCCTGGCGCTGTTCGGCCCGCTGCTGTCCGGCTCGGTCGGCGCGGCCGGGCCGGTCACCGCGGGTGGGTCGGTCTGGCAGTGGTTCGTGCCGTCGATCCTGGTGATGACCGCGCTGTTCGGCACGTCCGCGGTCGGGTCGAACCTGCTCTACGAGTTCCAGACCGGCGCGCACGAACGGATGATGGTCACGCCGCTGACCCGGTCGTCGCTACTGATCGGCCGGTCGCTGAAGGAGATGGTGCCGCTCGCCGGGCAGGCCGTGCTGATCGTGGCCGTGATGGTGCCGTTCGGCTTCGCGCTCTTCCCGGCCGGCGCGCTGCTCGGCATGCTCCTGCTGGCCGTGTTCGGCGTCGGACTGGGCTCGCTCAGTTACGCGCTGGCGATCGCGGTCCGCAAGAACGAGTGGATGTTCTGGCTGGTCCAGCAGACGCTGCTGTTCCCGCTGATGATCCTCTCCGGGATGCTGCTGCCACTGGAGGCCGGCCCGTCCTGGATGCGTGCCGCGGCCGCCGCGAACCCGCTGGCCTACGTGGTGGACGCGGAGCGGGCACTGTTCGCCGGCGAGATCGTGAGCACGGAGGCGCTGTGGGGCGCGGTCGCCGCGGCCTCGACAGCCGCGATCGGCCTGTCCGTGGGCATCCGGGCGATGCTGCGATCCGCGGACTAACCGTCCCGCGACCGCCGCGTCTTCTTGCGTCCCCCGTGCAACATCGGGGATGGTTGGCATGACGTCACCTGCCCTGGAGAGTGGCTTCATGACGTGCATCGTGGGGATTACGGACGGGCGGATCGTCACCATCGGCGGGGACTCCGCCGGGAGCGACGGGTGGCACGTCGCGGTGCGGTCGGATTCCAAGGTGTTCCAGGTCGGCCCCTACCTGATGGGTTTCACGACCAGCTATCGGATGGGTCAGCTCCTGCGGTACTCCCTGACCGTCGGCGAGCCCGGCACCTGGGACGTCGACCGGTTCATGGCCACCACGTTCATCGATGCGGTTCGCGAGTGCCTCTCCGTGGGCGGCTATGCGAGGAACGACAACGGCCAGGAGCAGGGCGGGCAGTTCCTCGTCGGCATCCACGGCCGGCTCTATGTCGTCGGTGACGACTATCAGGTCGGGCACACGATCTCGGGTTACGCCGCGGTGGGATCCGGTTATCTGGTCGCCCTGGGATCACTGCACTCCACGGCCACGTCACCCGCCAGTAGTCACCAGCGCGCGGAGATGGCACTCGAGGCGGCAGCCGACCTCACCGAGGGTGTGCGGCCACCGTTCACCGTGATCCAGTCGGAGTGAGAAGCAGCCACCCGAACCGCCCTGGCTCGGCTGACTCGGGGCGACGCCCGGCACCACCACCCGAACCATCATCCGCGGGTACGAGATCCGCTGACCATATTCACGCTGAGAGCGGTGATCCGGCCGGTGCGCCGTGTGCGTACCGGCCGGGTCGCCTGTCAGGTCTTGGGCTTGCCGTTGCGGGCGTGAGCGTAGGAGAGCCCGGCGAGCACCAGGCCGGCACCGGAGATGACCGCGCCGATCAGCGCGCCCCAGCCCTCCACGTGCT
Coding sequences within it:
- a CDS encoding helix-turn-helix transcriptional regulator, producing the protein MLETSGRLLKLLSLLQARRDWPGGTLADRLGVSARTVRRDVDRLRELGYPVQATKGPDGGYRLGAGADLPPLLFDADQAVAVAVALQTATTSVDGIEEAALRALATVRQVMPARLRHRVDALQVTSVRRTVDRPRVDAEVLLTVGAAVRAREVLRFDYKEEPRRCEPHHVVMWGGRWYLVGWDTDRADWRTYRVDRLTPRTPNGPRFTPRELPAPDVSTYIAERFSGDTAVTPCTGTVVLHAPADQIVPWVRHTDVVESLGENRCRLTMSSWSWVGLAAAMGMFDVPLEIEGPPELREAATRLARRYTAG
- a CDS encoding ABC transporter permease, with the translated sequence MTTTLVRDTRIVFVRELKPMIRDPFSVVFGLVQPLVFLALFGPLLSGSVGAAGPVTAGGSVWQWFVPSILVMTALFGTSAVGSNLLYEFQTGAHERMMVTPLTRSSLLIGRSLKEMVPLAGQAVLIVAVMVPFGFALFPAGALLGMLLLAVFGVGLGSLSYALAIAVRKNEWMFWLVQQTLLFPLMILSGMLLPLEAGPSWMRAAAAANPLAYVVDAERALFAGEIVSTEALWGAVAAASTAAIGLSVGIRAMLRSAD
- a CDS encoding ATP-binding cassette domain-containing protein, producing MIKAKDLTKDFGAVHAVRGITLDIAPGELVAVLGPNGAGKTTTMRMLTTLIAPTSGSAEVAGHDVVRSPGEVRRRIGYVGQGNGAGHQHRVIDELHSQAAIYGLERGAARTRVGSLVEALDLGDLVKRKVSELSGGQRRRLDVAMGLVHTPKLLFLDEPSTGLDPQNRANLWEHILRLRAEHDMTIVLTTHYLDEADSMAERVVIVDHGEVIADDTAAALKRRLAGDRVSFTCASPADLAVLVPGATDLSVTGNTVAARVTDGPAAIAETLRAAFEKGLTITAAETFRPTLDDVFLSLTGRSLREENTK